Sequence from the Maribellus comscasis genome:
TCTCTATTAAGATATTTACATTCTAATGCAAAATCCAGCCAAACTACAGTCTCACTGTTTTCACCATCAGAATCAGTGAGTTTTGAAATGAAATGTTTTGGATATATTCTTTTTCGATAAGCCTCTGCTAAATTGGCACATGTAGAACGGGAAGATCTCCTGATTTGATCGGTTAATGAATACTTTTCTTCTTTTGGAAATGATTTTGAAACTTCAAAAATCTTCATTGCCAATTCAAAAGCTTTCTGGTAGGCAATTAATTCTTTAAAATCCATGATACATTGGTTTATATTCTACTTGTTTTACTGTTAGCTGAGACTGAGACTGTTCACTTGGTTTGCGACTGCATATTCATAAACACATCCTCAATTCCCGGGTGAATTTCTTCCACCACTACATTTTTATGATTTTGTTTTTCGAGGTAAATATCCAGTTCACTGGTTTCAACATCGTCGTTAATTCCGGTAAAGTGTGCAAATTGTCCAAAAGCAAATACAGATTCGGCTTTTTCAAATGCTCTCAAATCGTTGATAAGACGGTACATTTCGTCAGAACGAACCTGGATAACTTTACGCGGAAATTTTTCAGTAATTCGTTGTGGAGAATCTACATCCAGAAGTTCTCCTTTTTGAATCAGAGCAACACGGTCGCATAAATTGGCTTCGTCCATATAGGGAGTTGAAACGAGTATGGTTATTCCTTTTTCCTGGAGTTTTTTTAGCATTTCCCAGAATTCCTTTCTTGATACGGCGTCCACTCCGGTAGTTGGCTCGTCAAGGACGAGAACCTTGGGTTTATGAATAAGCGCACAGGAAAGTGCCAGTTTTTGTTTCATTCCACCTGAAAGTTTTCCTGCCCGGCGGTTTTTGAATGGTTCTATCTGGTAATAAATATCACGTATAAGATCATAATTTTCTTGAACCGTTGTTCCAAAAACGGTAGCAAAAAAGTTAAGATTTTCCTCCACACTCAAATCCTGGTAAAGGGAAAAACGTCCCGGCATATAACCAACGATGTGTCTGATCTTTTTAAAATCATTAACTACGTCCAGCCCATCCATTTTTGCTTCACCTGAATCAGGTAGCAACAGTGTCGTTAAAATGCGCATCAAGGTGGTTTTTCCGGCGCCGTCGGGTCCGATTAGTCCAAATAACTCTCCTTCGTTTACTTTCAGAGAAATCCTTTTTAACGCATGAGTTTCGTCGTATGACTTTGATATTTGGTTAATTCCAATGACAGCGTCACCCCAACCCTCTCCAGGGGAGAGGGAGTTTTGAATCGTATTACTGTTACTGTTTTTC
This genomic interval carries:
- a CDS encoding four helix bundle protein, translated to MDFKELIAYQKAFELAMKIFEVSKSFPKEEKYSLTDQIRRSSRSTCANLAEAYRKRIYPKHFISKLTDSDGENSETVVWLDFALECKYLNREIHDSLYSECLEIGKLLNYMMNNPNKFGSSKDF
- a CDS encoding ABC transporter ATP-binding protein — protein: MKNSNSNTIQNSLSPGEGWGDAVIGINQISKSYDETHALKRISLKVNEGELFGLIGPDGAGKTTLMRILTTLLLPDSGEAKMDGLDVVNDFKKIRHIVGYMPGRFSLYQDLSVEENLNFFATVFGTTVQENYDLIRDIYYQIEPFKNRRAGKLSGGMKQKLALSCALIHKPKVLVLDEPTTGVDAVSRKEFWEMLKKLQEKGITILVSTPYMDEANLCDRVALIQKGELLDVDSPQRITEKFPRKVIQVRSDEMYRLINDLRAFEKAESVFAFGQFAHFTGINDDVETSELDIYLEKQNHKNVVVEEIHPGIEDVFMNMQSQTK